Genomic segment of Octadecabacter arcticus 238:
AAAAAGCGCGGTTGGTGGTCTTTGGGACGCTAACGTATCGCTTGAGAAACGCCCGCTAAGGCGCTGACATCAAACGCCGCTCCGTTCATACGGGGCGGCGTTTTTTATGGCAACGTCGTCTGTTTAATCACGTAAATCTAGTGCCTGCCTGCGTTAGACTGCGACACCAATTGGTGTCCCGCCTCAACGCAAAAGTGCGGGATATCTATAATCGCAATCGGATCATCTGCCCAAACAGTGACAACCGTGCCGGTTGGTGCGTCGCGCAGCACCTTGGCGACTTTCAAAACCGGCAACGGACATTTCAAGCCGCGCGTATCAACAATTTCTTCCATTTCAAAGACGTGCCCCGCGTTGAGCCAAATGTCCACCAGTTCGAAACACGTCTCAAACGAATTAAAACACGTTTCAACGATGATGTGACCATCTGCACAGTGACGCCGCGGGCACAGCCAGTTAAAATGGATTTATGTTTGAAACAGAAACCTTCCTCTTGGCCTCGTTGCTTCCCGCGCTTTTGGTGGCATTTTCGGCAGGTATCCTGTCGTTCCTAAGCCCCTGTGTGTTACCAATCGTGCCGCCGTATCTGGCCTATATGGGCGGCGTCAGCGTCACGGATATGGAAGACAACCGCGCCGCACGCGGGCGCGCTGTGGTTGCGTCTTTGTTTTTTGTGCTGGGCCTGTCGACGGTGTTCCTGATCCTCGGCGCAGGTGCATCGGCGCTTGGTCGCGCGTTCGCATCCTACCGTCCATATCTTGAGGTCGGGGCGGGTGTTGTTGTCGTCATCTTTGGTCTGCATTTCCTTGGCCTGTTTCGGCTGAAATTTCTGGATCGTGAAATGCGCATGGACGCGGGGGATCAAGGTGGATCGGCGTTTGGCGCTTACTTCCTCGGTTTGGCGTTTGCGTTCGGATGGACGCCGTGCCTCGGGCCCATCCTGAGCGCGATCCTCAGCCTCGCGGGGGGCCAAGCAGACGTCAGCAAGGGTGTAATGCTGCTTGGCGTCTATGCTATCGGACTGGGCGTGCCGTTTGTGTTAGTGGCGGCATTCTTCCCGCAAATGAAACGCCCAATGGCGTGGATGAAACGCAACATGGGGGTGATCGAAAAGACGTCCGGCGTGTTGTTGGTCGTCGTCGGGCTGGCCATGGCCACCGGATTCATGTCGATGTTCTCTTTCTGGATGCTCGAGACGTTACCGTTCCTTGCGATCTTTGGCTAGTAATTTACTTAATTCTGCCGAAATTGATGCCTATAGTACCTTCAAACTAGGGACAGGCGCGCGATGGAACAGACACCACAATCACCCGTGAAACGAACGGTCAGAAACCGCAGGGTGTTCTATATTCCGGGCTATGATCCGATCCATCCACGCCGCTACCGTGAGTTGTATCGCACTGAATCCGCGGCACAATCTTCAATATCGGGATACGACATTGGGATCGCGCCCAAAAAAGGTGAACATTACGGCTGGCGTGTGGAATCGCGCATGGACGGGCAGTCTGTTGATGCGCAGGTTGAGGTGCTTGTCTGGTCCGACATTGTGCGCAATTCAATGGCTTCGACTATTCCCGCAACCTATCTGCAACTGGTGCGAACTGCGTTCATATATATTGGATCAGGCGCATTGCGCCGTTTGATGTGGTTGCGCAAGGGGCCAGTGATTGCGGCGTTGTACCCCGTGGGAATGTTGCTTTTGAAATTGCTGGTCGCGGTTCTGCTTGGACTGTTGGCGGGTAAAGTGTTGGGTTGGACGCTGACATCGGGTGCGCGTGCGTTAATAGGTTTGATCGGCAACGGCGATGCGTCGGATCTCAATTTCTCAACTTTGTA
This window contains:
- a CDS encoding sulfurtransferase TusA family protein gives rise to the protein MDIWLNAGHVFEMEEIVDTRGLKCPLPVLKVAKVLRDAPTGTVVTVWADDPIAIIDIPHFCVEAGHQLVSQSNAGRH
- a CDS encoding cytochrome c biogenesis CcdA family protein, with the protein product MFETETFLLASLLPALLVAFSAGILSFLSPCVLPIVPPYLAYMGGVSVTDMEDNRAARGRAVVASLFFVLGLSTVFLILGAGASALGRAFASYRPYLEVGAGVVVVIFGLHFLGLFRLKFLDREMRMDAGDQGGSAFGAYFLGLAFAFGWTPCLGPILSAILSLAGGQADVSKGVMLLGVYAIGLGVPFVLVAAFFPQMKRPMAWMKRNMGVIEKTSGVLLVVVGLAMATGFMSMFSFWMLETLPFLAIFG